The nucleotide window ACTTATCTCAACTTCTCACATCCTAAGATCTCTGAGAACTTTGATCCACGTGCTTGTGGTTGGGCTTTTGGAATGAACATGTTTGACCTGAAGGAGTGGAAGAAGCGAAACATCACTGGAATATACCATTATTGGCAAAATTTGGTAAGTAATGGAGCAAAAAAATATTGTTATATTGTTGAACTACATTTATCCTACCGTGTATGTTATGTCTACGGTGTATCTTACAACAATCGCTTGTCAGTAGCTTTTATTGGTTTCACTTACTAAGAGAAGCTCTTTTGGCAGAATGAGGATCGCAAGTTGTGGAAGCTGGGCACATTACCTCCAGGACTAATTACATTCTACAATTTGACACACCCATTGGATCACACTTGGCATGTCTTGGGCCTTGGCTATGATCCTGCTGTTGACATTGCTGAAATCGAGAATGCAGCGGTAGTTCACTATAATGGGAATTACAAGCCCTGGCTGGACCTTGCCGTTTCCAAGTACAAGGCCTACTGGTCCAAGTATGTCGATGTTGACAGCTCACACATTCGGCATTGCTACGCAAGCAAACAATGACATATGTATCATTCTGTTTTGGTACTTTTGTGCCACGAGTTTTTCACCAGGAGCGAGTTAGGTAGAGCAGTGATATGTCTAACATTGTTCAGCATCATAATCTTGTCATTCTTGTGCTTAATAATCTACTCCCTTcatcccataatgtaagacgttttttaaCACTGCACTAGTGTCAAAagacgtcttacattatgggacggagggagtagcttttTCTCATGTATCAACTACATGCACAGTGATTTCTAAGTCACAGCATAGTAAATATTCTTCTGCTCATTCAAGGATACAAAAAATAATTGGAAGAACAGTAAATGTTCAACAAGGTAATAAAGAAACCCAACTGTTTATTATCTGGTATATGAATTACAGGCCCAATAAGTACGGAGTAATTATGCGTAAGAATTTGGAAACAAATGGAGTAATTTTTCTATGCCTTCTCTAAGAAGAAAAGAGAAGCTGAGAGTGGAGAATGAACAGGTAGCTGTTTGCGAAGAGCTTGTGCTGGATTTTTTTTAGGGAAAAAGGAAGGTTCAGTGCTCATTCCCTATGAATACTAGAACTGAACCTGAAGTTGTTCCCTTTGAAGTAGCACTGAACCTGAAGTTGCAGCAAGAATCTGAGTCAACGAGGGATAGTGCTTCAACAAAGGTGGCTAGAAATGCAACAAAAGGTAACTCTGGAGAACTGACTCAGTTATGTCTAGTGATGTGCTCATGTAGAACCTTTTTACAGCACCCATTTTAATTGAATTTTCTCTTCACATGTAGCACCTTTTTTCACCTCATCTGGTAGTGATATTTTTTGTTGGTTAATACAGTACCAGCTCATAGTTTGAATCACAATATACTACCGATTCAAGAATAAATTCAGAGAACCCTTGTTAATCGGCATGTGGTACTGGTTTGTTCATATGATTTGACATGAATTAATCACTGATTACTGAGGTAGGTGTCTCTGATAGCATGCATCTCTGCAGCAGCGTCACTTGTAGACATTCCTTTTCTAGGCAGTTGTTTGAGCATAGGACACCAAGCTGGATGATGGCAGCCAAACATTCCTGGTCTCTGGTTATATTTTCTGTATTAGTGCTATTGTTTGCTTCATCATGCAGCCAGATGTTGGAATCTGCTATTTTCATGACATTCGCAGGAAGACTTGCTGCATGTGCAAAGTATTGCAGGGTTTGACCCATCTCCAAATACAAGGCATACTGGTCCAAGTACGTCGATATTGACAGCTCACACATTCGGTATGTTTTGGCATGTTTTTCACCAGGAGGGAGTTAGGTAGAGTAGTTTAGCTTCATAATCTTGTCATTCTTGCGCTTAATAATCTAGCTAttaccattgttgaggaaatcgttaccTGGTAGCTGCTCGTTTGGCtggcgagtaggggattaataggctacgGCAAGTTAATCGGCTGATTTATCAGTTTATCGGCTACTCGCTGACCGTACGAGTAGAGATTAATCGGACGAATCCTTGAACAGGGGCTATTACTTATGTATCAACTGTGTGTACTGTGTACAGTGATGAATGGTTAGTAAATATTCTTATCATTGTTGTTTTTAGTAAATATTTTCTTTTATTTGCTCAAGGGTACACTAGATATTCTATGGAATATGAATTGACAAAAAGTAATTGTTCAAGAAGATAATAAAGAAATTCAAATGTGTATGCTCTGCTATGAGTTATAGGCCCAATTAAGAATGGAGTAATCATGCTTAAGAATGTGAAACCAAATGAGGAATTCTCAATCTCAGAACCATATGCAGCTTAGAAACAAAAGTCACCCCGAGCCGCGACTCTTCTCTTGCAGAGCCTGGTTGATTCAGGAATTGGTTAACTGAAATAAATTGATGGAGGGCATATGTCTGTCTTATTTATACCCTAGACCACACCAATGTTGGCACAAATGATAACACGTATAAGGTGGATAATACAGTACCAGTTGATAGAGTTTACACCACAATATAACTACAGATTTCAATAATCAATTTGGAGAACCCATGCTAATCAGCATATGGTAGTGGTTTCTTCATATAGTTCGACATCACTTCATCACTATTACCGAGGTAGGCATCTCTGATGGCATGCATCTCTGCAGCAGCATCACTTGTTGACAGCCGCTCTCTAGGCAATTGCTTTGAGCATAAGACACCAAGCTTGATAACGGCAGCCAAACATTCCTTAGCTATAGTTACATGTTCTGTATCATTGCAATCATTTGCTTCATCATGCAGCCAGATGTTGGAGTCTGCTATCTCCATGACATTCCCAGGAATACCACCTGACTTTGCGAAGTATTGCAGGGTTAACCCATCTCTGAACATATCATCTGTCGGGCACCGTCCGGTAAACATCTCGATCAAGGTGATCCCGAGGCTGTACACATCACCATAAGTTGATACGGAAAGCCCTTCTCCATATTCTGCATTGGATTGAAACAATTTGGAGTTCAAACAGGTATGCACagaagtttttttttttttttttttttttttgcggggaagtTATGCACAGAAGTTGTTTCATGAACATATACCTAATCTGGTGTTATCATGTGAAGCATAGGGGGAGCATATTCAGTTACCTGGAGCAACATATCCAATGGATCCTCTTATTCTGATGGAGCTAAGGGAATTTGCAGAAGCTTCGCTTCCACCTTCATTAAGAATTCTAGCGATACCAAAATCCCCAATACGAGCCCTCATGTCACCAGTGAGAAGAATGTTGCTTGGCTTGAGATCGCAATGGATGATGGAAGGTTGGCAACCATTGTGTAGATAGTCTAAAGCATCCACAAGGTCAATAGCGATATCTAACCTCTGTGACAAGCTGAGTGTTCCATTTCTGTTTTGACTTTCAATGTCTGGGTGGATCCAGCGGTCTAAGCTGCCATTAGGCATGAGCTCGAAGACTAGTGCTCTGAAGTCTTGGCCTTGGTGGTTGATGCTTGAACAGCACGTGACGATTTTTACAAGGCAACGGTGCTTAACTCTTCTTAGTGCCTCACATTCATCCTGGAAGCTTTTGTAGGATCCGGATTGCTGCAGATTAAACACCTTCACAGCCGCAGCGAAATTTTCTAGAGTACCTTTGTATACAGTACCATATCTTCCCTTCCCGAGCAGATTGGCTTCTGAAAACCCATCCGTTGCTTTGAGTATGTCGTTGTATGAAACCATTGGAAGGTCAATCTTGGTCGTCTGAGGTGACCGTAGTTCTTTCCTCAACCCTGGCTTAAATTTTGTGTACAGAAATCCAGCTAAAGCAAGAGCTGCAAGGAAGACCAGGATACCTCCTGTTGTAGGGACAACTATTCTCAGAGACTTTGGCAAGCCTTTCTTGGAGCTTGGGCATTTTGGCAGTTGAATCTGTGGTATTCCACCACATAACTCATTGTTGCCAACAATTGATAGTCCAGTTAAATTCCTGAAAATCCCTTCTTTTGGTACCTCACCTTGTAAATTGTTGAAGGATATGTCGAGGTGGAACAGTGATGTTGAATAACCTAGGAGTTCAGGTATTGGCCCTGATAGATCATTATGTGCAAGATACAATTCCTCCAAGCTGGTAATATTGCTCAGGTCCCCTGGAATGCTTCCATTCAGTTTGTTGTTCGTCAAATTCAGCACAGTAAGCCCTTTTATGTTCTTCAAACTGGGAGGGATGTTTCCTTGGAATGAATTGCCATCCATTAAGAGGGTTTCCAGGACTACGCAGCCACCAATGGTTGCAGGTATTTTACCAGACAGTTGGTTCCCGGATAGAAGAAGCTGCCCGAGATTTACCAACTTACCAACTTCTGAAGGAAGAGGTCCCTTCAGCAAGTTGTAAGACAAAGCCAAATATATTGAGATCGATGATAGTTGCATAATTTCACTTGGAATTGTGCCATTAAGATGGTTTCTTGATAGATCTAGTTGTGAAAGTTTGGTCAATTTTCCGATGCTTGATGGGATTGGTCCCTCCAAGCTGTTGAAGCTTGCATCAAACTTAGACAGACCGGTGAGGTTTCCAATGGAGGACGGGATAAATCCTGATAAGTTGTTGTAGCCCAGGTGTAGCTCCTTCAATTGTGTAAGCTTCCCTATGCTATCAGGAATTATCCCGGTGAGTAAGTTGTGACCAAGATGAAGCACCTCCAGACCTATGAAATTTCCAATATCTGATGGGATAGTACCAGATATATTGTTGGCCAAAATACTTAGCTCTTGGATGTTTGTGGATAAGTTAGACACTGAGGTTGGCAATTGCCCCGAGAACCTGTTTTGTTCTATAGACATCAGTCGCAGCCTGCTACAGTTTGTCAAAGAAATAAGGAATTGCCATTCTCGCTCATTGTTTGCCTCGAACTTGTTCACATCCAGACAAAACCATCTAAGATACTGCAATCTTCCCAACTCCGAAGGGACAACCCCACTGAATCCGTTATTTGGAGCATCAAAAACCTGGAGTCTGGAGAGATTAGTTAGTGATGGAGGCACAACTCCAGTAAATTGATTGTCCCCCATTGCAAACTGTTGCATGTTTGGAAGGCCTCTCCCCAGATCAGCTGGTAGACGGCCGTGCAGGTTGTTGTCCGCCACATAAAATCTGTGCAGAGATGACTGGTTGTACAGCGAAAGAGGAAACAAACCTGAGAGGTTATTTATGGCCAGCTGAAGGAACTCGAGAGATGGGATGTTCCCAATGCCCTCAGGGATCGATCCCTGGAGATGGTTAGCTGCCAGGGACAAGATGGACACCTGGGAGAGGTTCCCTAGTGATGACGGGATGGTCCCGGTGAGGCTGTTGTTGTATAGGTGTACAAGACGTAGCGATTGCATGTTGCCGATCTCAGAAGGTATGCTTCCTTGCAACCCCTTATTGTCAGCAATTACCATCTTCCTGAGGCTGCTGCAGTGGCTAATGTTGCTTGGAATCGCACCGGTGAGCATGTTCCCTTGCAGGCCAAGGTACCTGAGGCGGTGGAGGGAGCCGATGCTGGGAGGGATCTTACCGTACAAGGGGTTGAGGCTCAAGTTGAGTGTGCGGAGGAACGTGAGGTTGCCGACGGCAGGGGAGATGGTGCCGGCGAGCCCCTGGGAGTTGAGGTCCAGAGCGACCACCCTTGATCGGTGCCTCTGGCTGCACGTGACGCCCTCCCAGGCGCAGTAACTGATGCTCCTGTTCCAGGAGGACAGCACCCTTGAATGGTCTGAAATCCTTTCCTTGAATGCTTCGAGAGCGCTCTCATCTCCGTCATGTGCGCGCGTCACCCCCATGGTGGAGAGCAGGAGAAGCACAAGACATTTGATTCCGACGAGGCGCCGTGGCAGCGGTGTACCCCTCCGCCACATGGTTCTGTGCGTGGTTATTTTCACTCTCTCTTCCTTGGTATGGAACATTGGAGCTACAAGTTCTAGCTTTCTGATACAGAATTTGCACGATGTTGGTGTGCCTTTCGCGAAATTAAAATAGTACTGGTACCAAGTTGTCGATGTTAGTGACCTCGGACTGAATCTGACCACTTATGCAGCTGTGTTGAAACTGACGTGCTGTCCCTGATTAATTGCTCCTCAGCTGCACCTGGTCCCAGTGATGTAGTCCAGGAGGTCCCAATGCAATGAATAAAACAATCAAGACTGTCTCTGTCTGATGGGAACCAATTAGCCTGAATTCTTCTATGTTTTTTGTCAAAAAAAAAGAGTATAGATGAGAACGCGTGGCTGGTGTTTAGGGGCCCATAGTTGAACAAGTGCTCGTGTTGGATTTTTTTTGAAGGAAAAGGAAAGTTCGGTGTTTCGTTCCCTTTGAACTAGCCCTGAAGTTGAAGTTGAAGTTGCAGCATGTAGTTTCCCCAGTGAAGTTGATAATTCAACAAAAGAGGCCGGAAGTGCAATAGAATTGACTTTGGAAGACCGAGTCTGCAAAGAGAGTTGGTGTATGTCTTGTGATGTACTGGATACTTTACACACACATTTCTTGAGTTTTGTTCTTCTCACGTAGCACCCCTGTTTCCCCTCTTGAATTAGCCCTGAGGTTGCAGCATGCCAGCATCTAGTTGATACCAACAAAGGATGATACttcagcaaaagtggctggaagcGCAACACAAGTAACTTGGAAACAAAAGCCAGTGCTGAAATTTGGATTAAACAGTAGGCGAGCCGCGACTTGTTTCTTGCACTTAGCGGCTGGTTGATTCAGAAATTGGTTGACTGGAATAAAACTGATGGAAGGCATATGTTCTTGTGTTCTTTATACCCTAGACCACAGCAATGCTGTCACAAATGATAACGTGTATAAAGTGAATAATACAGTACCAGTTGATAGACTTTACATCACAATATAGTACAGATCTCAATAATATACTTGGAGAACCCATGGTTATCGGCATTTGGTAGTGGTTTCTTCATATGATTTAACATCACTTCACTGACTACTGAGGTAGGCATCTCTGATGGCATGCATCTCTGCAGCAGCATCACTTGTTGACATCCTTTCTCTGGGCAATTGCTTTGAGCATAGGACACAAAGCTGGATGATGGCAGCCAAACATTCCTTGGCTCTGCTTATATTTTCTGTATCAGTGCTATCGTTTGCTTCATCATGCAGCCAGATGTTGGAGTCTGCTATCTCCATGACATTCCCAGATAGACCTGCTGCCTCTGCAAAGTATTGCAGGGTTAACCCATCTCTAAACATATCATCTGTCGGGCACCTTCCAGTAAACATCTCGATCAAGGTGATCCCAAGGCTGTACACATCACCATAAGTAGATACTGGAAGCCCTTCTCCATATTCTACAATGGATTGAAACAATTCGGGGTATAAACAGGTATGCACAGAAGTTATTTCATATACATATATTGTATCTAATTAAGCCTTAAAAAACATATATCTAATTAAATGTGATCATTTCAAGCATAGGGGGAGCATATTCAGTTACCTGGAGCAACATATCCAATGGATCCTCTTATTCCCATGGAGCTAAGGGAACTTGCAGAAGCTTCGCTTGCAGCTTCTTTTAGAATTCTAGCAATGCCAAAATCCCCAACACGAGCCCTCATGTCCTCTGTGAGAAGAATGTTGCTTGGCTTGAGATCGCAATGGATGATGGAAGGTTGGCAACCATTGTGAAGATAGTCTATAGCATCCACGAGGTCAACGGCGATATCTAACCTCTGTGACAGGCTGAGTGTTCCCATTCTGTTTTGGCTTTCAATATCTGGGTGGATCCAGCGGTCTAAGCTGAAATTGGGCATGAGCTCGAAGACTAGCGCTCTGAAGTCTTGGCCTTGGTGGTTGATGCTTGAACAACATGTGATGATCTTTACAAGGCAACGGTGCCTAACTCTTCTTAGTGCCTCACATTCATCCAGGAAGCTCTTGTAGGATCCAGATTGCTGCAGATTAAACACCTTCACAGCGGCAGCAAAATTTTCTAGAGTGCCTTTGTATACAGTACCATATCTTCCCTTCCCAAGCAGATTGGCTTCTGAAAACCCGTCCGTTGCTTTGAGTATGTCGTTGTATGAAACCATTGGAAGGTCAATCTTCTGAGGTGACAGTTGTTCTTTCCTCAATCCTGACTTAAATTTTCTGTACAGAAATCCAGCTAAAGCAAGAGCTACAAGTAAGACTAGGATACCAACTGCTGCAGGGACAGCTATTCTCAGGGACTTTGGCAAGCCTCTCTTGGAGCTTGGACATTTTGGCAGTTGAAGCTGTGGTATTCCACCACATAACTCATTGTTTCCAAAAATTGATAGTCCAGTTAAATTCCTGAAAATCCCTTCTTTTGGTACCTCACCTTGTAAATTGTTGAACGATATGTCGAGGTGGAGCAGAGATGTTGAATAACCAAGGAGTTCAGGGATTGACCCTGACAGATCATTATGTGCAAGATACAGTTCCTGCAAGCTGGTAATATTGCTCAGTTCCCCTGGGATGCTACCGTTCAGTTTGTTGTTCGTCAAATTCAGTACAGTAAGCCCTTTGATGTTCTTCAAAGTGGGAGGGATGTTTCCTTGGAATGAATTGCCATCCATCAAGAGGGTTTCCAGGACCACGCAGCCACCAATGGTTGCAGGTATTTTACCAGACAACTGGTTCCCTGATAGGATAAGCTGTTCGAGATTTACCAAATTGCCAATCTCTGAAGGTAGAGGTCCCTCCAGCAAGTTGTAAGACAAAGCCAAATAAATTGAGATGGATGATAGTTGCATAATTTCCTTTGGAATTGAGCCAGAAAGATGGTTCGTCGATATATCTAGTGCTGAAAGTTTTGTCAAATTTCCAATGCTTGATGGAATCGGTCCCTCCAAGCTGTTGAAGCTTGCACCAAGCCTATAAAGACCAGTGAGGTTTCCGATGGAAGAGGGGATGAATCCTGATAAGTTGGTGGAACTCAGATGTAGCCTCTTCAATTGTATAAGCTTCCCTATGGTCTCAGGAATGGCCCCAGTGAGCAAGTTGCCAGCAAGAATAAGCACCTCAAGACCTATCAAATTTCCAATATCTGATGGAATAGTACCAGATATATTGTTGTTAAAAATATCTAGCTCTTGGATGTTTGTGGACAAGTTAGACAATGAGGTTGGTAATTGCCCCGAGAACCTGTTCTGTTCTATATTTATCTGTTGCAACCTGCTACAGTTTGTCAAAGAAGTAAGGAATTGCCATTCTTGCTCATTGTTTGCCTCAAACTTGTTTCCAACCAGATTAAACCTTCTAAGATACTGCAATTTTCCCAAGTCTGAAGGGACAACCCCACTGAATCCGTTATTTGCAACATCAAAAAGCTGGAGTCTGGAGATATTAGTCAGTGATGGAGGCACAACTCCAGTGAATCGGTTATTCCCAAATCCAAACTGCTGTATGCTAGGAAGGCTTCTTCCCAGATGAGCTGGTAGACGGCCATGCAGGTAGTTGTCCGTCACAAAAAACATGTACAGAGATGACTGGTTGTACAGCGAAAGAGGAAGCAAACCTGAGAGGTTGTTCATGGCCAGCTGAAGGAACCCGAGATGTGCATTGTTCCCAATGCTCTCGGGGATTGATCCCTCGAGATGGTTAGCTGCCAGGGACAAGATGGTCACCTGTGAGAGGTTCCCAAGTGATGAGGGGATGGTCCCAGTGAGGCTGTTGTTGTATAGGTGTACAACACGAAGCGATTGCATGTTGCCGATCTCAGAAGGTATGCTTCCTTGCAACCCCTTGTTGTCAGCAATTATCATCACCCTGAGGTTGGTGCAGCGGCTAATGTTGCTTGGGATTGCACCAAGGTACTTGAGACGGCGGAGGGAGCCGATGCTGGGAGGAATCTTGCCGTGCAAGGGATTGAGGCTCAAGTTGAGCGTGCGGAGGAACGTGAGGTTGCCGATGGCGGGGGAGATAGTGCCGGAGATCCCCTGAGAGTTTAGGTCCAGAGCAACCACCCTCGACCGATGTCTCCGGCTGCACGTGACGCCCTCCCAGACACAGTAGCTGATGCTCCGGTTCCAGGAGGCCAGCACCCCGGAATGGTCTGAAATCCTTTCCTTGAAAGCCGTGAGAGCTCCCTCGTCATCGTCGTGTGCGTGCATGACCCCCATGGTGGAGAGTAGGAGAAGCACAAGACATCTGATTCCGAAGAGGCGCCGTGGCAGCGGTGTACCCCTCCGCCACATGGTTTGCTGCATCGGGCTGGTTATTTGGGTGGTTCTTTTCTCTCTCTCCTCGGTATGGATCATTGGAGCTACAAGCTCTTTCTTTCTGATACAGAATTTGGATGATGCCGGCGAGCCTTTTGCCGGATTAAATTAGTACCGGTACCATTATTCATGTTAGTGACCTAGGACTGAATTTGACCACTTCTGCACCTGTGCCGAAACTGACTTGCTCTCCCTGATTAAATGCTCCTGAGCTGCACCTGCCCCCCATGATGTAGTCCAGGAGGCCCCAGTGATTTATCAAGGCGCGGTGCAATGAATGAAACAATCGGGTCCATCTGTTTGATGGAAACCAATTAGCATTAGTTCTTCTATGTTTTTATTACTCCCTTCGATCCATATTAATTGACTTTGGGATGCAAAGCGGGTCCCGTTTAAACCCACTTATGGTCTTAACAGTTCAATAATTTGTTTTTTTTCCCGGGGAGAATGAACTATCAAGCTAGATAAAACTAACTAAACGGGACTTGTGAACGCCGTTTATTTGCCATTTACATCCCGCTGTGCAAGCTTCCCTATGCTCTCATGAATTATCCCATTGAGCAAGTTGCGACCAAGAACAAGCACCTCCAGGCCTATCAAGTTTCTGATATCCGATGGGATAGTGCCAGATATATTGTTGGCAAAAATATTTAGCTCTTGTATGTTTCTGGACAAGTTAGACAATGAGGTTGGCAATTGCCCCGAAAAACCTGTTCTGTTCTATTGACATCAGTTGCAACCTGCTACAGTTTGTCAAAGAAGGAATTGCTTGTTTTGCCTGATGGGAACAATCAAAACTGCCTGATGAGAACCAATGATAAGTTTTTCTATTCCTTATGTAGGAAGAAAACAGAAGTTCAGGGTGAAGAAGGAAAGAACAGGTGGCTGTTTTGTGGCGTGTGTTGGATCTTTTtaaggaaaaggaaaaggaaagaaCAGGTGGCTGTTTTTGTGACTGAGCCAACAAAAACAACTTTTGAAGATTAGCAGCACAGGCAGTTCCAGCACAACACTGAGACCAACTTCAGCAAATGAAGAAGGTCAAGGAAAAGGGAAGTTGGGTGATTATTCCCTGAACCTGCAGCAAGAAGCTGAGCCCACAAGGTGGGACACTGGGACAGTGCTTCAACAGAGAGCGCTGGAAATGCAACAAAAGTAGCTTAGCCAACAAAGTGGACTGGAAATTCGACAGAATTAACTTTGAAGAAGTGAGCCAGCAAAGAGAAGAAGCGCATGTTTTTTTTATGTTATATCATATAGCAACTTTTTTTTTACTTCATTATCATGTACGGAACTCAATTTTGTTCTTAGTTATTAGCTGGCAGTGTGCTGGCCACTTTTCCAATGTTTTTTTTTTCTGTTGGATTAATAACCGTGGAGCTTTTCCCCTGGACCAGTTTAATTGTATTTCGGAAAATGCTGCATGGGTATACACTTTTT belongs to Triticum urartu cultivar G1812 chromosome 7, Tu2.1, whole genome shotgun sequence and includes:
- the LOC125521195 gene encoding probable LRR receptor-like serine/threonine-protein kinase At3g47570 isoform X2 translates to MFHTKEERVKITTHRTMWRRGTPLPRRLVGIKCLVLLLLSTMGVTRAHDGDESALEAFKERISDHSRVLSSWNRSISYCAWEGVTCSQRHRSRVVALDLNSQGLAGTISPAVGNLTFLRTLNLSLNPLYGKIPPSIGSLHRLRYLGLQGNMLTGAIPSNISHCSSLRKMVIADNKGLQGSIPSEIGNMQSLRLVHLYNNSLTGTIPSSLGNLSQVSILSLAANHLQGSIPEGIGNIPSLEFLQLAINNLSGLFPLSLYNQSSLHRFYVADNNLHGRLPADLGRGLPNMQQFAMGDNQFTGVVPPSLTNLSRLQVFDAPNNGFSGVVPSELGRLQYLRWFCLDVNKFEANNEREWQFLISLTNCSRLRLMSIEQNRFSGQLPTSVSNLSTNIQELSILANNISGTIPSDIGNFIGLEVLHLGHNLLTGIIPDSIGKLTQLKELHLGYNNLSGFIPSSIGNLTGLSKFDASFNSLEGPIPSSIGKLTKLSQLDLSRNHLNGTIPSEIMQLSSISIYLALSYNLLKGPLPSEVGKLVNLGQLLLSGNQLSGKIPATIGGCVVLETLLMDGNSFQGNIPPSLKNIKGLTVLNLTNNKLNGSIPGDLSNITSLEELYLAHNDLSGPIPELLGYSTSLFHLDISFNNLQGEVPKEGIFRNLTGLSIVGNNELCGGIPQIQLPKCPSSKKGLPKSLRIVVPTTGGILVFLAALALAGFLYTKFKPGLRKELRSPQTTKIDLPMVSYNDILKATDGFSEANLLGKGRYGTVYKGTLENFAAAVKVFNLQQSGSYKSFQDECEALRRVKHRCLVKIVTCCSSINHQGQDFRALVFELMPNGSLDRWIHPDIESQNRNGTLSLSQRLDIAIDLVDALDYLHNGCQPSIIHCDLKPSNILLTGDMRARIGDFGIARILNEGGSEASANSLSSIRIRGSIGYVAPGN
- the LOC125521195 gene encoding probable LRR receptor-like serine/threonine-protein kinase At3g47570 isoform X1; the protein is MFHTKEERVKITTHRTMWRRGTPLPRRLVGIKCLVLLLLSTMGVTRAHDGDESALEAFKERISDHSRVLSSWNRSISYCAWEGVTCSQRHRSRVVALDLNSQGLAGTISPAVGNLTFLRTLNLSLNPLYGKIPPSIGSLHRLRYLGLQGNMLTGAIPSNISHCSSLRKMVIADNKGLQGSIPSEIGNMQSLRLVHLYNNSLTGTIPSSLGNLSQVSILSLAANHLQGSIPEGIGNIPSLEFLQLAINNLSGLFPLSLYNQSSLHRFYVADNNLHGRLPADLGRGLPNMQQFAMGDNQFTGVVPPSLTNLSRLQVFDAPNNGFSGVVPSELGRLQYLRWFCLDVNKFEANNEREWQFLISLTNCSRLRLMSIEQNRFSGQLPTSVSNLSTNIQELSILANNISGTIPSDIGNFIGLEVLHLGHNLLTGIIPDSIGKLTQLKELHLGYNNLSGFIPSSIGNLTGLSKFDASFNSLEGPIPSSIGKLTKLSQLDLSRNHLNGTIPSEIMQLSSISIYLALSYNLLKGPLPSEVGKLVNLGQLLLSGNQLSGKIPATIGGCVVLETLLMDGNSFQGNIPPSLKNIKGLTVLNLTNNKLNGSIPGDLSNITSLEELYLAHNDLSGPIPELLGYSTSLFHLDISFNNLQGEVPKEGIFRNLTGLSIVGNNELCGGIPQIQLPKCPSSKKGLPKSLRIVVPTTGGILVFLAALALAGFLYTKFKPGLRKELRSPQTTKIDLPMVSYNDILKATDGFSEANLLGKGRYGTVYKGTLENFAAAVKVFNLQQSGSYKSFQDECEALRRVKHRCLVKIVTCCSSINHQGQDFRALVFELMPNGSLDRWIHPDIESQNRNGTLSLSQRLDIAIDLVDALDYLHNGCQPSIIHCDLKPSNILLTGDMRARIGDFGIARILNEGGSEASANSLSSIRIRGSIGYVAPEYGEGLSVSTYGDVYSLGITLIEMFTGRCPTDDMFRDGLTLQYFAKSGGIPGNVMEIADSNIWLHDEANDCNDTEHVTIAKECLAAVIKLGVLCSKQLPRERLSTSDAAAEMHAIRDAYLGNSDEVMSNYMKKPLPYAD